ACACTTTTCATAAGCTTACAACAACTAAATCACACCAACGagcttatagctcagtggtacccgatgcctttgatccctgggcccgcagtgggggaagctttgacccaatagaggcgcaagttcgattctcagtctgggcgtcccgcatggaattatttctccctccggggggaaatttgtgaagtgtttcgggggtctagctagctggggtaaaaatcgccttgccgtcactgtgggtactgggaggaggtactttgccggcacaggtccctttcggggtgggattggtgggtgctacggcacacagggttagcgtgtccctgccaacttacacgttttgaccCAACTAAATCACGCTAGAAAGAATTACTTGTACATTTTAAATAAAATTgattcattattatcatttttataaattataaatgtaTTTCTTTCTCAAGTGATTAAGTTTATATAACCTCTTGACCAACATTGATGAGGATGAGGAACCCTTTAGAAAGGTAATTTATATTTTCACATCAAGTGCATTAGATACTTGTATTGTACAAGTATCTAATGCACTATTGTGATAGATCCATCagttaatgttgaaaatatcatCATCCCTTTGTAAAAGAATAAGTAGAGTTCCTTTCTGGTTGTGTTCACAGGCACACTATCATTTGACAATTTGATTATGTCCTCATAATCATTTGGTAGTTTTTGTTCCCAGTACGTGTCTAAATTCAAATCAAAATAATACAGGATGTGTATCCGTTAAGACATGATGTTCTACCTATAAAACAATGTGCGACTATAGAATCAATACAGCAAAATCGATGTATGTGAGGCATAAAGAACAGTGGTGAATGTACACAAAGGGTCATGGGGTCCCATGACCCCATTATATTTGATTTTTTTATTAGATACCCTCAAATTCGTACAGAACGTCACTAAATTTAACTATAAGATCCATATATTTGCGGGGTCCAAGGAGCAGCGCCACTGAGCGGGCGGGGGTCGAGGGGTAGCGCCTCGGAACCTAAAATTATAGGTACTATGTTATATATCAAAAATATGCCTTCTAACCGGTTTTCCGGCCAAAAAGACATGAATattaaggtttcctcccgggcagcgatgggggcggggttattatcgctgcatcgacaTAGTCGAaccgggagatgatcgcaacgggtggtttagtccccctcgggtgatcccaatcgctgttcaaaaaaaaagaAAGAATCTTCTTGTCTGGATTCTAATCTTGTTCTTGCCTTATCTCAATTAGGATTTTGTGATACCCGTGACTTGTAAGGTCGAAATACTTAATTGAGAAGGTGATTATTAAAAATTTATGCATTAATTACCATACCGTGTTGCTTTGATTAACAATGACCCCTTTGGAGATAAGCAAGTTGAGTTCCTGTACGAATCTGAAAGACGGGAGGTTTTGCAGACTTAACTATCTCTTTGTACTTGTCATCTACCACTAATTCCTTCATCATCTTCCACCTTTACCTATAAATGTACCAAGCATACAGAGATACATAATGGGCATCAATTTATTAACTGACAATTTGAATAGATgaatatgtatgtatctatttgTGAAGCTTACATTGTTGGGTTGGAACTCGTTGCCTTCTATTTGTAAATTTTTTTCATGACGCTCAAACACTTTTGTCTTCCCTGATATATCGCAAACATGTTTTGATTGATATCAATTCACGGTGTATCTCTTCATGCAGAAGAAGCTGAAGCTCAAGTTGATCCTGAATAAGAAGTTGAAGCTCAAGTTGATCCTGACACTTTAGTGCAGTCTCTAGCTGCTTTACAACAACAGACATCAATGGCCTTTCTTCACGAGTTTTTCTCGCAAACATTGGAATGCAATTTCTGAAAATGTTTTTAAAGAAGTGGGGTCCATGATTTGCTTGAGATCTTGAAAAATGATCTCGTCTAACTTATTCTCTTGGTAACTTCTTTTCCACATAGGTACTAAAATGTGAATGCGACCATCGTCGGGGGTTATCTCAAAACACGATCTACCGCACATGACTTCAAATAAAACGACACCGAAAGAATAAACGTCCGACTCTTTTGCTAGTGAGTATGTCTCCATAAACAGAGGATCACAGTAACCATAAGTTCCTAAAGTGTTGGTGACAAGGATTGAGTTCTGTTGATTGGCCGGGCCAATTTTTGACAGCCCGAAGTCAGCAACTTTAGCGTTCCATTGGTCATCCAGTAGGATGTTTGCGCTTTTTATATCACAATGGATAACTCTTTGACTCGTCTCCCTAGGATCATGAAGGTGGTTTATTCCGTTTGCAGCGTCAAGGCATATCTTAAGATGTTGCTTCCACGTGAGatgaacagaatttaaatgacggtcGAGGCTTCCAAGAGACGCATGTTCGTACACTAGGATCCTCTCTTTATTGTGGATGCAAAATCCTAGGAGAGAAATGATATTTTCATGATTGTAACGGGTAAGAAAAG
This genomic window from Rutidosis leptorrhynchoides isolate AG116_Rl617_1_P2 chromosome 2, CSIRO_AGI_Rlap_v1, whole genome shotgun sequence contains:
- the LOC139888304 gene encoding receptor-like protein kinase HERK 1, giving the protein MEAFMDELFKDLKVELEEITSATNNFDNHNLIGGGGFGKVYKGALARYKERSLVAIKRLDRKHGQGEAEFLKEITFLTRYNHENIISLLGFCIHNKERILVYEHASLGSLDRHLNSVHLTWKQHLKICLDAANGINHLHDPRETSQRVIHCDIKSANILLDDQWNAKVADFGLSKIGPANQQNSILVTNTLGTYGYCDPLFMETYSLAKESDVYSFGVVLFEVMCGRSCFEITPDDGRIHILVPMWKRSYQENKLDEIIFQDLKQIMDPTSLKTFSEIAFQCLREKLVKKGH